The window TTCCCTTTGGTTGCAAGGGCAGGAAAAATTGAGATGATAACTGATTATACCTCAAATAGTCTACTCAACCAATATGCGACATGAGTAATTATGGTGCCGGAATTTTTTATCCTCGTGTTATGCAAACGAAGTTAATAATTCACATTTTCATTGACTACCACCTGCTATCATAGATGGAGACTGTTCTATGTGCCGTTGGATTCATCTCATTACATCATCTGCATTATGGGACCAAAAAATTCTCTATGTTATagttgataatattttttatctgtGATTGTGTCGTCAGAGAAAGAGCAAAATCACCGATTGACCAACACTGTGGCTGATGAACAGGTGACCCACTTCCCCCTGGCATCACTCTTTTAGTAGTTAATAGTGTTGGTACCTGAGTTAGCGAAGGATCTGTCTTCACTGTTACTGGTTGCTGCTTCGATATCTGAAAGTTTGTGTTCAAAGTTTTAGAAATGCATGAATTTTGATGTGTATTACCTAATTTTGTGTCTAGTTGCATGAAACTTAGAATTTCAacatttttgacaattttctgtTGATAGGTAAGTAACACAAATTTTTGTGGGTATGTAGCGTCTCAATTCAATTTCCAAGAGAATTTCAAAGTTCTTGGCCAAGGTCTTTGAACACaatctcaaaaaaatatttggaaacATGAGTAATTATACATTCACAAAGGCTAGTCACCAAATAAAAAACCATCTATCAAAATCGTTAATGACTTTGAGTAGAACTTCTATGCCAGATGCAACAATATAATTGTTTTTGGATTGGTTATCCTTGACATGATTTGAatgttgtaatttttttattgttaaaatgaTGAATTCGCTTTCCATCGATACTTCACCAGAACTTGTTTATGATCCTTGGCGAGAACTTATTTATATTCTCTCCTTTTCATTTGCTTCTGTCTGAGTTTAGAGCTACTGTAATTGATTTTACTAGACTTGAAAGCTAAATATTCTAGAAATGATCTCTGCATGCATTGGATTTAAGTATTGAATTCTGCTTGCCATATCTTTCTGATTCTTTTGTGTTCGCTTTTCCTCAAAAATATTCCTCAATATCATTGTAGGAAAAGAACAAGGTAATGCAGAGACAGTTGGACTTGATGTTGTATTCTAAAAAACACAAATCTCACAAAATAAATGATAGAGTGGGCTTGGATAACCATGTTATGTGCTCACAAGACTCTCCAGGTGTCAATTCATTCTTTCAATTTATTGCTTTCTAAAACATTTATTGTGATGAAAATATCGTAATATTTGAGCCCATCTATTTATTTGCTTTCTAAAACATTTTATTGTGCATACTTGTAAACAGAGATGCAATTGAAATGAACGGGTTCAAATATTAcaatattttcatatataagCTCAAACATTTACCTTTTTAGCTGGAAAAAACGTGTTTGAACTTGAAAGATGAACAGTTTTGGCTCGAGAGTTTAAATTTGAGCCAATTCGCTTGGTCGGAACTCATCTCTATGTACCAAAAACTCAAATAATGACTAGAGCTAACAAGCACGcataattttaaacatgtttATACAATATTAACAAGCTTAATAAAGTTCGAAAGCTATTTATTAATAACTTGGAATCAAGTTGtaccaaaaattcaaataatgacTTGAGATCGCAAGTATGTATAATTCTAAATATGTTTATACCATATTAACAAGTTTACTAAAGTTAGAAAGCTATCTATCACAATAACATGAACTCAAATTCCACTTGAAATATAGTCGATTTTGTTTGAGATTAGGCCCAGATTGATCTTTAAACATGAATTAAACTATATTCGAGTAtcttaaaaagttttttttagctGGCTCGATGAGGTTTGAAACCTAGGTCTATGCTAGCCTAACCACTATTGATCGATGAAGGGAAATCACCCCCTCCCTTTTTTAACCCGTACTTCTTTCACTTTATCACCATATGTGACCTTTTAAAATATCTCTGTTGGATttgttatatttcaaatatctcTGTTTGCAGATAAGCTTGCTGCTCATAGCCCAAGCTCAACCAAGGCCACAAACCGAGTCGTTCCTACACACCGCAGGTTCTTGGCTTGTATGGTTTTGTTTAATTGTGCAAGTATTCAAATTCACTTAACGACATCTTGATCTTTTCGGCAGATCTAAAGTAAGAGGTGCTATTCTGAAGGACACTGAAGATGATTGAAAAAATTGAGAAGGATTACTGACTCCATCTTCACAGTGTTGGGCTGGATCTATGAAAATCATCAGCTTGCCTTTCTCAGAACAATGGTCCTCATTCAATAATGGAATGAAAATCGGATATCTGTGCAGATTCACTTGCGCACAAGTATGGCATTAGGGAGGTGCAAGATTTCGTGAGATGTTAAGATGTAGAGTTTATTCGAGTCGAAACATCTGTTACCACGCTGCTTCCTGTGAATTGTGATAATTGTCTCTGTACAAAAGTTTTTTAACCAAAACAAAAACACAAAGTTTAATTGGAAATGTTGGCTTCTGTTCTTGGTGTTCAGATTTTCCTTTTTATTACCACTTTAGATTGAGATTACagcttaattattttttagattaattttaatatgatacaTATTGAGGCTTGAATAACTAAAATCACTTAAAAAtgctatatataaatatatatacttattCAAGAAAATGAGTACTATGAGATGAagttaactatttttttttattacaactcacGCGGGGATCAAATCCGAGAAAACCGGTTATTCCGACAGGGTGAGATCACTGGGCAATAAGTTCGGTCTCGGTGAAGTTACCTATTTGATAACACTCAAACTCAGCAACTAATATATATAGTAGTCGTCGCGTTTCAGAAAGCAACTTTAGACTCTCCCCCTAGAAGCTCCATGAAATATGATTTCACTCTCTCAATTGAACTCGTCCAATGTGCAAGCGCCGAATGCTAAAACCGCAAAATCCCAACACAGATGCAAAGAAACATGCCCTTTGGGTTCTATAATCTACTGGGAATGGAATGGCACGGAAATCATTGCTTTCTGATACTAAGTTCTCGTATCTGTATTCATCTGCACCGTTTGCAAAACTTTTGGACTCTTGCATTAAGAAGAAGTCGTTCCGTGAAGCATGTGCCATCCATGCTCGCGTTATCAAATCCCGGTTCAGCGAAGAAGTCTTCATCAACAACAGGCTCATCGATGTGTATGGCAAATGTGGGTATTTTGTTTACGCTAGTAAACTGTTTGATAAAATGCAAACAAGAAACACTTTTTCTTGTAATTCCATGATCGGCGCGTTAATGTTATCGGGTTCATTTGATGGAGCTGAGCGCTTATTTTGTTCGATGCCTGAACCTGATCAATGCTCGTGGAATTTGATGGTCTCGAGTTTTGCACAGCTGGAGATATTTGATAAATCTTTAGAGTATTTACAGAAAATGCataaagaaaattttgtgttgaatgagtTTAGCTATGGAAGTGGGCTTAGCGCTTGCTCTGGGTTGAGGGACTCGATATCTGGAGCCCAAATGCATGCTTCCCTAGCTAAGTCCCGGTTCACATCGGATGTTTACATGGGGTCTGCACTAATTGATATGTATGCAAAATGTGGCGATGTGGATTGTGCTCAAAGGGCTTTTGACGTGATGGTAAAGCGTAATGTTGTCTCTTGGAATAGTTTGATTACATGCTATGAACAGAATGGACCTGCGAGTGAAGCCCTTTGGGTTTTTGTCAAAATGATGGTTTATGGGCTCGAGCCAGATGAGATGACTCTAGCTAGTGTAATTAGTGCTTGTGCAAGCTTGTGCGCAACTAAAGAAGGCCAGGCTATTCATGCCCGGGTtatgaaattcaagaagttcaGGGATGATATTGTAATATCTAAtgcattggttgatatgtatgcTAAGTGTAGTATGATAAATGAAGCAAGGTGGATTTTTGATAGGATGCCTATAAGAAATGTGGTGTCTGAAACCTCTATGGTCAGTGGATATGCAAAATTTTCGAGCATAAAAACTGCAAGAACTATGTTTTCCAAGATGATGGACAGGAATGTTGTATCTTGGAACGCGCTTATTGCTGGATATACGCAGAAAGGGAATAACGAAGAGGCCCTTGGACTTTTTCTGCTCTTGAAAAGGGAAGCTATATGGCCTACTCACTATACATTCGGGAACCTTCTCAATGCTTGTGCAAATCTTTGTGACCTGAAGCTCGGCAGGCAGGCTCATACCCATGTTCTAAAGCAGGGATTTCGATTCCGACATGGACCAGACCCTGATGTTTTTGTTGGAAACTCTCTCATCGATATGTATATGAAATGTGGATCGGTTGAAGATGGAAATGGGGTGTTCAGGAACATGGTCGAAAGAGACGGTGTTTCTTTTAATGCAATGATTGCAGGGTATGCACAAAATGGGAAAGGGATGGAAGCTCTCGAGTTGTTTAAGGAAATGCTGGCATTTGGATATAAACCAGATCACGTCAGTATGATTGGAGTTCTTTGTGCTTGTAGTCATGCAGGATTGGTTGAGGAAGGGCGTCAGTATTTTTATTCAATGATCAAAGATTATGATCTGAAACCTCTGAAAGACCATTATTCATGCATGGTTGATATACTTGGTCGTGCTGGTCGGCTTATTGAAGCAAAGAACTTGATTGTTTCAATGCCTATGCCTCCTGATAGTGTTGTATGGGGATCTTTGCTTGCATCGTGTAAAGTACACCGTGATATTGACTTGGGGATTTTTGTGGCAAAAAAACTTCTAGAGATTGATCCTGAAAATTCGGCCCCCTATGTTGTTCTTGCAAATATGTATGCCGAGCTCGGGAGATGGAGAGACGCTACTAGAGTTCGGAAACTTATGAAGCAGCATGGTGTGGTCAAGGAACCTGGCTGCAGTTGGATTGAAATGGGTAGCCAAGTGCATACTTTCATGGTCAAAGATACCAGGCATTCGCAAAGGAGGGAGATATACATGGTCTTGAAAACACTTAACAAGACAATGAAGCTCTCAAGATATGATCCCATGATTGATGAGTTTGATGCAGGCGGGGAACAGAGTAAGGCGGAACTTAGCAGGTTCCTAGATTTTGAGGTGCCTATGTTCGTTGATGTTGCATAAAATTTAACGACTTTACGAAATATGTATGATTTTTTCTATTCTTACATATTCTCTGTATCATTTAAGAAAAGCAAGAAAATATGGTTTAATCCAGATTTATTGTCACATGGATATGAGTATCTCTCTAATGGATATATTTGCAtcttcttgaactgttttccttTGTTTCTATCATACCAGTTGCTCTAAGCCCTTGCATACATTCATTTTGAATATTTGTGTTAAAGAAGGATTTTTATGTTACTGAATGGTCATATATATTGATATCTatgtaaaaatttaaataataatttttagaatatggatattttagaaaataacaaaataatggaggaataataatataacataGTGAGATATTCATACGCGAGAACTtgttacaaataaaaaaaaaattatattatgtaaCTGAAAGATTGTCTAAACGCAAAAAATGTAAACATCCCAAAACTTAATAAATACGCATAGACTTGACtgtcaatattaaatataaagacTTAATATTACTCTACTAATAATTAAATGTCGTAAATTTTTTTCGCTAACTTGGAATTGAATATAGATGTTCTTTCCGTAGTCTATACTTGTGATTCAACTCCATCATCAAAAAATCCACGCCAGAACCAGTGCTTCTTCCAAGCTCTTTCGTTCATCTCATCAATGGGAATTCCCTTGGTCTCTGGCAGCAAGAACTCAGCAAAGCTTCCCATGACAACAATCCATGcagcaaagaagaagaagatgcccGACCTCATGTGGCACAGCATCGTCAGAAAGGCTTGAGCTATGATGAATGTGCATATCATGTTCATGCTCACTGCGAAGAAGAAGCCGGATGTTCGTGTTTCCAATGGGAAGATCTCACTTGGAATCAACCAGCAGAGAGGACCCCACGACCAAGCGAAACCCGAGACAAAAACGCAGATCAGGAACATGACTATGCAGGCATAGAGCTTAGGTATGGCATTTGTCGAGTGCAAGTTGGTTGCAAGAATTGCTCCAGTCAAACCCtgcatataaatttatttatgcatCATAAAATTCACGGTAAAAGGGATTATTCTTCTGCTGATTAAGAATTTACCTGAGAAATAAGCATTTGGATGGCGGCTTCAATAAGTAAAAATCTTCTTCCAATTTTATCAACTCCAAAGATTGCAACCAAAGTCGAAAGACAATTAATAGAACCCGTGACAACAGCTGACAGCAAAGATACGTTTCCCCCAAATCCCATAGTCTGAAAGAGGACGGGAGCATAAAACATTATCACATTAATCCCTGTAAATTGTTGGAATACTTGCATAATCGTGCCGCAGAACAGTTGTGGAAAGCTGGATCTTTTCATCAAGTTCCTAAAAGGATGCTTGATCTTCTTGGCAGTTTCTGTGGCTCGCAGAATTTCATCGTACTCCTTTTCAACATCTTCTACACCTCGGATTTTCTTGAGAACCCTTAAGCCTTCTTCCGTCTGGTCACGCTCGATTAGGCTAGCGGGTGTTTCAACAATGAGAAGGGAGCCTAGACCGAGGAAAATGGCTGGCAGTGCAGCACCACCGAGAGATATTCTCCAGCCATAAGGATGGATATTCGATGTCAAATAGTTGACTATATTTGCAATCAAAATGCCTACGGTGATAAGCATCTGAAAGCATATGTTTAGGCCTCCCCTGTATTTTGCAGGAGCAATTTCTTATATAAACAATGGCACTGCCTGCAATCAAAaagttttttaataaaacaaaatgttATAACACATATTAAGTGTTATTTTGATTggaatatgtatatatatgtacctGGTTCCCGAAACCAACACCAGCACCCAAACAAAGACGACCGATTATAAGCATAGGAAGATTCACCGCAGCGGCGTTGAGAATAACTCCGACGAAGAAGAAGGCGGCGGCCATCTGCATGGTGCGCTTGCGGCCCAACTTCTTGCAACAAAAAGATGCCAAGAAACTGCACACCACAGCTGCTAAGTATAAAGAAGATGTGAAGAGTTGAAGCTTCTGGTTATTATATTTGCAGTAGTTGTCTTCTTTAACTCTATGCTTCTTTTCGTAAACATCTGGGAAGAACTTCAACAAGAAATCATCCATGGACGTCACTCCTCCTGCACGTAcgcaattaaattattaaataacatGTATAGTTTAATTTAATCAAGATTTTGTTAGTTCTTTTATTTACTTATAGATTACGTACCAGATATGCCAATATCATATCCAAACATGAGACCTCCAAAAGCAGCGATGATGGAACATATGACCACCTGTTTGGTGAGCTTGGCCGGGAAGTTGACATCGCCGCCACCTTTCGGAACAGACATGATTGCTGGTGCCATCGATGTGCTTACAGATTGAATGAATATATTATGATTGTGGGAGGAAAAGGATCGCAACTTAAATCTATATAGCCTGAGTTTTGATGATCAGTACGTAAAAACAAGGAGGAGCAAGTGGTTCATGAACACATGTATATATAGATAATCGAGATTTGGTTGGATTTTGTTAGGAATTAAATCTAAGAGTTCTG of the Primulina huaijiensis isolate GDHJ02 chromosome 1, ASM1229523v2, whole genome shotgun sequence genome contains:
- the LOC140975345 gene encoding pentatricopeptide repeat-containing protein At2g13600 encodes the protein MARKSLLSDTKFSYLYSSAPFAKLLDSCIKKKSFREACAIHARVIKSRFSEEVFINNRLIDVYGKCGYFVYASKLFDKMQTRNTFSCNSMIGALMLSGSFDGAERLFCSMPEPDQCSWNLMVSSFAQLEIFDKSLEYLQKMHKENFVLNEFSYGSGLSACSGLRDSISGAQMHASLAKSRFTSDVYMGSALIDMYAKCGDVDCAQRAFDVMVKRNVVSWNSLITCYEQNGPASEALWVFVKMMVYGLEPDEMTLASVISACASLCATKEGQAIHARVMKFKKFRDDIVISNALVDMYAKCSMINEARWIFDRMPIRNVVSETSMVSGYAKFSSIKTARTMFSKMMDRNVVSWNALIAGYTQKGNNEEALGLFLLLKREAIWPTHYTFGNLLNACANLCDLKLGRQAHTHVLKQGFRFRHGPDPDVFVGNSLIDMYMKCGSVEDGNGVFRNMVERDGVSFNAMIAGYAQNGKGMEALELFKEMLAFGYKPDHVSMIGVLCACSHAGLVEEGRQYFYSMIKDYDLKPLKDHYSCMVDILGRAGRLIEAKNLIVSMPMPPDSVVWGSLLASCKVHRDIDLGIFVAKKLLEIDPENSAPYVVLANMYAELGRWRDATRVRKLMKQHGVVKEPGCSWIEMGSQVHTFMVKDTRHSQRREIYMVLKTLNKTMKLSRYDPMIDEFDAGGEQSKAELSRFLDFEVPMFVDVA